In Oryza sativa Japonica Group chromosome 3, ASM3414082v1, one DNA window encodes the following:
- the LOC107276521 gene encoding putative F-box protein At4g17565 translates to MIDSRCHRRHHTKRRLGRSPVADSLPPGRVHHLPDSPVVYLISVNGPLCLVPSLSSGLSAAAAFPDSCHGIKQSLIAVRSGTQPRRGQPPLPLEAPLPVQTHSSGYIGRLQSAGPCASPSLSDLPIDLLLIILERLELPHALAFAAVCTTWSSAATAAGVPRSRTPWIMSWGNHVDKRLDERRRSAVTCNLYHPGDAVDKIYRVSFPKGSFVACYGASHGWLVLANDLSNLVLHNPVTLAMIPLPPITDFACVEAVYGSEGGNLENYLLETNSRFEAYRLGIWFYQKAVLSCSPSRGGDYVVMIIHNNGERLSFAKAGQSRWQVASTLSGGDRYLDCAYHKGRFHAVTLHRMVEKWDLDGASNGPTREVIYAARPYGGLGCILTRHLVSTPWGDLLQVRVILARHYPDGIAFQICKVDPDGCKGVVQGNVLMDHALFLRLNHSACLPTQNLPGIRPHCIYFSAPVIIHAFDWLLGLRVWGGVRTYDVKTGKFERTVPFCDVKEQIYGLFPSEVWITQNL, encoded by the exons ATG ATTGACTCACGctgtcaccgccgccaccacacaAAGCGCCGACTCGGCCGTAGCCCCGTCGCCGATTCACTGCCGCCAGGTCGTGTCCATCATCTACCCGATTCACCAGTGGTCTACCTGATCAGTGTCAATGGCCCTCTCTGCCTG GTGCCATCACTCTCATCCGGCCTttcagccgccgccgcattcCCTGATTCCTGTCACGGTATCAAGCAAAGCCTTATCGCCGTCCGGTCAGGGACACAGCCTCGTCGTGGCCAACCTCCCCTTCCATTGGAAGCGCCGTTGCCGGTTCAAACTCATTCGTCAGGTTACATAGGCCGGCTCCAATCAG CAGGACCTTGTGCAAGCCCCAGCTTGTCCGACCTCCCTATTGATCTCCTCCTAATCATCCTGGAACGACTGGAGCTTCCTCATGCACTTGCCTTCGCCGCAGTCTGCACCACATGGAGTTCCGCCGCCACGGCTGCCGGTGTCCCGCGTTCTCGCACTCCATGGATCATGTCATGGGGCAACCACGTTGACAAAAGGCTGGACGAAAGGCGCCGCTCGGCGGTGACCTGCAACCTCTACCACCCTGGTGATGCAGTTGACAAGATCTACAGAGTCAGTTTTCCAAAGGGCTCCTTTGTTGCGTGCTACGGGGCCTCTCACGGCTGGCTGGTTTTGGCAAATGACCTCTCCAATCTCGTGCTCCACAACCCTGTCACACTGGCCATGATCCCCCTCCCACCGATTACCGATTTCGCCTGCGTGGAGGCGGTCTATGGCAGCGAAGGAGGGAACTTGGAGAACTACCTTTTGGAAACAAACAGCAGGTTCGAAGCGTATCGGTTAGGGATATGGTTCTACCAAAAGGCAGTGCTGTCTTGCAGTCCATCCAGAGGCGGCGACTACGTCGTGATGATCATCCACAACAACGGCGAGCGGCTTTCTTTTGCCAAGGCAGGCCAGAGCAGGTGGCAGGTGGCTTCAACTCTAAGCGGGGGAGACAGATATCTCGACTGTGCGTACCACAAGGGGAGGTTCCACGCCGTGACATTGCACAGGATGGTGGAGAAGTGGGATCTTGATGGAGCGAGCAACGGACCAACAAGGGAGGTGATTTATGCCGCAAGGCCCTACGGAGGATTAGGATGTATCCTCACTCGGCATCTAGTGTCGACGCCATGGGGTGATCTCCTGCAGGTTCGTGTGATTCTCGCGCGTCACTACCCGGATGGCATCGCGTTCCAAATCTGCAAGGTTGATCCGGATGGATGCAAGGGGGTGGTGCAGGGGAATGTTTTGATGGATCATGCGCTATTCCTCAGATTGAATCACTCCGCATGCTTACCCACCCAGAATTTGCCCGGGATACGGCCTCACTGTATATATTTCTCTGCCCCCGTGATCATACATGCATTCGATTGGCTTCTTGGACTGCGTGTTTGGGGAGGTGTAAGGACGTACGACGTGAAAACAGGAAAATTTGAGCGTACTGTTCCCTTTTGTGATGTTAAAGAACAGATCTACGGGTTATTCCCGTCTGAGGTCTGGATCACTCAGAATTTGTAA
- the LOC4333397 gene encoding LOW QUALITY PROTEIN: putative F-box protein At4g17565 (The sequence of the model RefSeq protein was modified relative to this genomic sequence to represent the inferred CDS: inserted 2 bases in 1 codon), translated as MQMFAAAGPCASPSWSDLXIDLLLIILERLELPHALAFAAVCTTWSSAATAAGVPRSRTPWIMSWGNHVDKRLDERRRSAVTCNLYHPDDAVDKIYSVSFPKGSFVACYGASHGWLVLANDLSNLVLHNPVTLAMIPLPPITDFACVEAVYGSEEGNLEHYLLETNSRFEAYRLGIWFYQKAVLSCSPSRGGDYVVMIIHNNGEWLSFVKAGQSKWQVASTLSGGDRYLDCAYHKGRFHAVTLHGMVEKWDLDGASNGPTREVFYAARPYGGLGLILTRHLVSTPWGDLLQVRAILAHHYPDGIAFQICKVDPDGCKGVVQENVLMDHALFLGLNHSACLPTQNLPGIRPHCIYFSSPVIIHAFDWLLGLRVWGGVRTYDLETGKFERAVPFCDVKEQIYGLFPSEVWITQNLQ; from the exons ATGCAAATGTTTGCTGCAGCAGGACCTTGTGCAAGCCCCAGCTGGTCCGACCT TATTGATCTCCTCCTAATCATCCTGGAACGACTGGAGCTTCCTCATGCACTTGCCTTCGCCGCAGTCTGCACTACATGGAGTTCCGCCGCCACGGCTGCCGGTGTCCCACGTTCTCGCACTCCATGGATCATGTCTTGGGGTAACCACGTTGATAAAAGGCTGGACGAAAGGCGCCGCTCGGCGGTGACCTGCAACCTCTACCACCCTGATGATGCAGTCGACAAGATCTATAGTGTCAGTTTTCCAAAGGGCTCCTTTGTTGCGTGCTACGGGGCCTCTCACGGCTGGCTGGTTTTGGCGAATGATCTCTCCAATCTCGTGCTTCACAACCCTGTCACACTGGCCATGATCCCCCTCCCACCGATCACCGATTTCGCTTGCGTGGAGGCGGTCTATGGCAGCGAAGAAGGGAACTTGGAACACTACCTTTTGGAAACAAACAGCAGGTTTGAAGCATATCGGTTAGGGATATGGTTCTACCAAAAGGCAGTGCTGTCTTGCAGTCCATCCAGAGGCGGTGACTACGTCGTGATGATCATCCACAACAACGGCGAGTGGCTTTCTTTCGTCAAGGCAGGACAGAGCAAGTGGCAGGTGGCTTCAACTCTAAGTGGGGGAGACAGATATCTCGACTGCGCGTACCACAAAGGGAGGTTCCACGCCGTGACATTGCACGGGATGGTGGAGAAGTGGGATCTTGATGGAGCGAGCAATGGACCAACAAGGGAGGTTTTTTATGCCGCAAGGCCCTACGGAGGATTAGGATTAATCCTCACTCGGCATCTAGTGTCGACGCCATGGGGTGATCTCCTGCAAGTTCGTGCGATTCTCGCGCATCACTACCCAGATGGTATAGCATTCCAAATCTGCAAAGTTGATCCGGATGGATGCAAGGGGGTGGTGCAGGAGAATGTTTTGATGGATCATGCACTATTCCTTGGATTGAATCACTCCGCATGCTTACCCACCCAGAATTTGCCCGGGATACGACCTCACTGTATATATTTCTCTTCTCCCGTGATAATACATGCATTCGATTGGCTTCTTGGACTACGTGTTTGGGGAGGTGTAAGGACGTACGACCTGGAAACAGGAAAATTCGAGCGTGCAGTTCCCTTTTGTGATGTTAAAGAACAGATCTACGGGTTATTTCCATCTGAGGTTTGGATCACTCAGAATTTGCAATAA
- the LOC107280230 gene encoding eIF-2-alpha kinase GCN2-like: MTFNHWKTGLMCKLEFEGHLPNLCDSMGMGLNPSMDNFKINKLLGKGRYGEVYECTYSNGQYAVKTIDVTNYFDHTEPREVSIMSCLQDANIVTFYQAWCENKKEENKFHGFGVHEPKYIYIHMEACARTLYDFLCGNNEGTIQDRWSLFERIVKGVRCIHATGIIHRDLKPWNIFLGPCGAVRIGDLGHGCWSKSYCDGRRGSPDCGTMLYSAPELRNGLLVTDKVDVYSLGVIYLEIFMPAAVSVNNRVDALIDLMERRYKPEWTAWSIDMEFLKDLTALNPCDRPSVGTILEYIAEHASDC, encoded by the exons ATG ACCTTCAATCACTGGAAAACAGGTTTGATGTGCAAGCTAGAATTTGAAGGACACCTG CCCAATCTCTGTGACAGTATGGGTATGGGATTAAATCCCAGCATGGATAACTTCAAAATCAATAAACTGTTAG GTAAAGGTCGATATGGGGAAGTGTATGAATGCACTTATTCTAATGGTCAATATGCAGTAAAAACGATTGATGTAACCAATTATTTTGACCACACTGAACCAAG AGAAGTCAGCATTATGTCTTGCCTTCAAGACGCAAACATTGTTACCTTTTACCAG GCGTGGTGTGAAAACAAGAAAGAGGAAAACAAATTTCATGGTTTTGGTGTACATGAGCcgaaatatatttatattcataTGGAGGCCTGTGCCAG GACCCTTTATGATTTTCTGTGTGGAAATAATGAAGGAACAATTCAGGACAGGTGGTCTCTTTTTGAGAGAATCGTAAAAGGTGTAAGATGCATCCATGCTACTGGGATAATCCACCGTGACCTCAAGCCATGGAATATTTTCCTTGGACCTTGTGGCGCTGTTAGAATTGGTGATTTAGGACATGGTTGCTGGTCTAAATCTTACTGTGATGGTCGACGTGGTTCACCTGATTGTGGAACCATGTTGTATTCGGCACCAGAGCTCAGGAATGGGCTGTTGGTTACTGATAAG GTTGATGTGTACAGTTTAGGAGTGATATATCTTGAGATCTTCATGCCTGCTGCTGTTAGTGTTAACAACAGAGTTGATGCATTGATCGATTTGATGGAAAGACGATACAAACCAGAATGGACAGCTTGGTCCATCGATATGGAATTCTTGAAGGACCTAACTGCTTTAAACCCATGTGACCGTCCATCTGTGGGTACAATTTTG gAATATATCGCCGAACACGCAAGTGACTGTTGA